A window from Nitrospira sp. ND1 encodes these proteins:
- a CDS encoding YtxH domain-containing protein yields MHTEESSNWSAFMAGAFIGAGIALLLAPQSGTELRSTLRDYASKAKDELDEATEQGRAAWDHAVDRGQEYVEGGKQTLRNAGRAAREFVDETVQTAEKTVGEAASRRA; encoded by the coding sequence ATGCATACAGAAGAGTCTTCCAACTGGTCGGCATTTATGGCAGGCGCATTCATCGGTGCGGGGATCGCACTACTTTTGGCGCCCCAGTCCGGCACGGAGCTTCGCTCCACCCTGCGCGACTATGCATCCAAGGCCAAGGATGAACTGGACGAGGCTACCGAACAGGGTCGGGCCGCTTGGGATCACGCCGTGGATCGCGGGCAGGAATATGTCGAGGGTGGAAAGCAAACGCTGCGAAACGCCGGACGGGCTGCCCGGGAATTCGTGGATGAGACCGTCCAGACCGCCGAGAAAACCGTGGGCGAGGCGGCCTCCCGGCGCGCGTAG
- a CDS encoding BON domain-containing protein — MIAHLTRFVFAVTMLSLVGCQSTTGKTAGQTIDDATITASVQSKLSSDRLSNFSRIDVDTERGVVTLNGVVTSTEQKMRVAELTRGVTGVRTVNNNLQIQPQPQ, encoded by the coding sequence ATGATCGCACATCTGACACGTTTCGTTTTTGCTGTGACGATGCTCTCGCTGGTCGGCTGCCAGTCCACGACCGGCAAGACCGCGGGACAAACCATCGATGACGCCACCATCACGGCTTCGGTGCAATCCAAACTGTCCTCCGATCGCTTGTCGAATTTTTCCCGTATCGACGTGGATACGGAACGCGGGGTGGTCACTCTGAACGGTGTCGTCACATCCACCGAACAGAAAATGCGGGTAGCGGAACTGACACGTGGAGTGACCGGCGTGAGGACCGTGAACAACAACCTGCAAATTCAACCGCAACCACAGTGA